One genomic segment of Leptotrichia sp. oral taxon 215 str. W9775 includes these proteins:
- a CDS encoding metal ABC transporter solute-binding protein, Zn/Mn family, with protein sequence MKKNFKFVIMFGLMIFALINCGSKSGDAKDNAQSGNGDKKIKIVTTTTMLADLSRIIGGDKVEVEGLMGEGVDPHLYTASAGDVDKLSKADLIVYGGLHLEGKMTEVFESMEQQKKAILNVGEAIDKSQVTMVEGNTPDPHVWFNTEFWGKEAEALTNKLAEMDSKNADYYKQNYENYKKELAELTEYVKGRINEIPEKSRVLVTAHDAFGYFGKQFGLEVKAIQGVSTDSETGTKNISDLANFIVERDIKAIFVESSVPKKSIEALQEAVKAKGKEIKIGGELYSDSLGDKEHNTESYIKTVKANADTIANALK encoded by the coding sequence ATAAAAAAGAACTTTAAATTTGTAATAATGTTTGGATTAATGATATTTGCACTAATAAATTGTGGAAGTAAAAGTGGAGATGCAAAGGATAATGCTCAGTCAGGAAATGGAGATAAAAAAATAAAAATTGTTACAACAACAACAATGCTTGCAGATCTTAGCAGAATAATCGGTGGAGATAAAGTTGAAGTTGAAGGGCTTATGGGAGAAGGAGTAGACCCACACCTTTATACAGCTAGTGCAGGAGATGTTGATAAACTTTCAAAAGCTGATTTAATTGTTTATGGTGGCCTTCATTTGGAAGGAAAAATGACAGAAGTATTTGAAAGTATGGAACAACAGAAAAAAGCTATACTTAATGTAGGAGAAGCAATAGATAAAAGTCAAGTTACAATGGTGGAAGGAAATACTCCAGATCCGCATGTATGGTTTAATACAGAATTCTGGGGAAAAGAAGCTGAAGCATTGACAAATAAATTAGCAGAAATGGATTCTAAAAATGCTGACTATTATAAACAGAATTATGAAAACTATAAAAAAGAATTAGCTGAACTTACTGAATATGTAAAAGGAAGAATTAACGAAATTCCTGAAAAAAGTAGAGTGCTTGTAACAGCACATGATGCATTTGGATATTTTGGAAAACAATTTGGACTTGAAGTTAAGGCAATACAGGGAGTTTCTACAGATTCTGAAACAGGTACTAAAAATATAAGTGATCTGGCAAACTTCATTGTTGAAAGGGATATAAAGGCAATTTTCGTAGAATCTTCAGTACCTAAAAAAAGTATAGAAGCATTACAGGAAGCAGTAAAGGCAAAAGGAAAAGAAATAAAAATAGGTGGAGAACTTTATTCAGATTCACTAGGAGATAAGGAACATAATACTGAATCTTATATAAAAACAGTAAAAGCAAATGCTGATACAATAGCAAATGCATTAAAATAG
- a CDS encoding metal-dependent transcriptional regulator, whose product MSKSLEDYLKGIYLLKKRKQYSNKNLAEYLNISPASVSEMIKKLSNENYLISEGRNIKLTKKGSDIAVNIIRKHRVWEVFLVEKLGYDKDEIHEEAEVLEHVTSEKMLQKLEKFLFYPKECPHGSPIFYDSDEFSEENMMKLSEAEEDDEIVILSVEDNIELYDYLREMDITIKESYKVTKKDPFNGPIYLENSNKKTKIIAYDAAKLIEIYRKKYEGE is encoded by the coding sequence ATGAGCAAAAGTTTAGAAGACTATCTAAAAGGAATATATCTCCTGAAAAAAAGAAAACAGTATTCAAATAAAAATTTAGCAGAATATCTGAATATTTCACCTGCATCAGTAAGCGAAATGATAAAAAAGCTTTCAAATGAAAATTATTTAATTTCAGAAGGCAGGAATATTAAGCTTACTAAGAAAGGAAGTGATATTGCAGTAAACATCATAAGAAAACACAGGGTATGGGAAGTATTCCTTGTAGAAAAGCTAGGATATGATAAGGATGAAATACATGAAGAAGCAGAAGTTCTCGAACATGTAACAAGTGAAAAAATGTTGCAAAAACTTGAGAAATTTCTTTTCTATCCGAAAGAATGTCCACATGGAAGTCCAATATTTTATGACAGTGATGAATTTAGTGAAGAAAATATGATGAAACTGTCTGAGGCAGAAGAAGATGATGAAATAGTAATATTAAGTGTAGAAGATAATATAGAATTATACGATTATCTAAGAGAAATGGATATAACAATAAAAGAAAGTTATAAAGTTACAAAAAAAGATCCTTTTAATGGACCGATTTATCTGGAGAATAGTAATAAAAAAACGAAAATAATCGCATATGATGCGGCTAAACTAATAGAAATTTATAGAAAAAAATACGAAGGAGAATGA